In Bacteriovorax stolpii, a single genomic region encodes these proteins:
- a CDS encoding DMT family transporter: MKTIDLIRLFTLAAIWGGSFIFLRILAPVLGPFLTTNLRLFIGGLVLCLYFAAKGFDLEWKKNWKHYLIIGVINSAIPFTLFAYGALYLPASYEVILNSTSPMFGVIFSWIWLKDEMTWSKIIGLVLASAGVALVVDLGTTQVNNNAFPAIVACLMAASCYAIAGIYIKKFASHIKPLSFAGGCQLFAGLILIPLSLSQPIPESVSLSIALNVLGIALLCSAVAYLLYYQLIADVGPAKALTVTFLMPVFGMIWGALFLRESITVHMIMGTVLILAGTWFVVRKVSSR, encoded by the coding sequence ATGAAAACAATTGATCTGATTCGCCTTTTTACCCTCGCCGCTATTTGGGGAGGTTCATTTATTTTTTTAAGAATTCTTGCACCTGTCTTAGGCCCTTTTCTTACGACTAATTTAAGACTCTTTATTGGCGGATTAGTGCTATGTCTTTATTTTGCAGCAAAAGGTTTTGACCTGGAGTGGAAAAAAAACTGGAAGCATTATTTAATAATCGGGGTCATCAATTCGGCCATCCCTTTTACTCTGTTTGCTTATGGAGCACTTTATCTTCCTGCTTCTTATGAAGTGATTCTCAATTCCACTTCACCCATGTTCGGTGTGATCTTTTCATGGATTTGGTTAAAAGATGAAATGACCTGGTCAAAAATAATTGGTCTTGTTTTGGCGAGTGCAGGTGTCGCTCTGGTTGTCGACTTGGGAACAACTCAAGTTAATAACAATGCTTTTCCTGCTATCGTTGCGTGTTTAATGGCGGCCAGTTGTTATGCTATTGCTGGCATTTACATTAAAAAGTTTGCTTCCCACATTAAGCCACTTTCTTTTGCAGGTGGATGTCAGCTGTTTGCCGGACTTATTCTTATTCCACTTTCGTTGAGTCAACCAATTCCTGAGAGCGTGAGTTTAAGTATCGCTCTTAATGTTTTAGGCATTGCCCTTCTTTGTAGTGCTGTGGCCTATTTACTTTATTATCAATTGATCGCTGATGTCGGGCCGGCAAAGGCCTTGACTGTGACTTTTCTTATGCCGGTCTTTGGAATGATTTGGGGAGCGCTTTTCCTAAGAGAATCCATCACCGTACATATGATCATGGGGACTGTCTTGATTCTGGCGGGAACCTGGTTTGTTGTAAGGAAAGTGAGCAGTCGTTGA